A region of Streptomyces sp. NBC_01750 DNA encodes the following proteins:
- the rbsK gene encoding ribokinase — protein MSGIVVLGSTNMDLVAYVAYAPKRGETVTGREFRTIPGGKGANQAVAAARAGGDVAMIGAVGSDDFGVRLRQTLVSSGVDTDLLRTADGPSGTAHIVVDDEGGNSIVVIPGANGAVTHLVPGDEALIATADALLLQLELPLSAVLDGAEAARRHGVRTVLTPAPAQPLPPELLAATDLLVPNEHEAATLAGIADPHAAAEALLRQVPEVVITLGAAGSLYARRGAVPLTVPAPRVTAVDTTAAGDTFVGALAVALVEGRPVQQALSWASAAAALCVQREGASTSMPYRTEIDAS, from the coding sequence ATGAGCGGCATCGTGGTGCTCGGCAGCACCAATATGGACCTCGTGGCGTACGTCGCGTACGCGCCGAAACGCGGAGAGACCGTCACCGGACGTGAGTTCCGTACGATCCCCGGCGGCAAGGGTGCCAACCAGGCCGTCGCCGCCGCCCGCGCAGGCGGCGATGTCGCGATGATCGGCGCGGTCGGCTCGGACGACTTCGGCGTGCGTCTGCGGCAGACGCTCGTCTCCTCCGGCGTCGACACCGACCTCCTCCGCACCGCCGACGGCCCCTCCGGCACCGCGCACATCGTCGTCGACGACGAAGGCGGCAACTCGATCGTCGTGATCCCCGGCGCGAACGGCGCCGTCACCCACCTCGTCCCCGGCGACGAGGCCCTCATCGCCACCGCCGACGCGCTGCTCCTCCAGCTCGAGCTCCCGCTGAGCGCCGTGCTCGACGGCGCCGAAGCCGCCCGCCGCCACGGTGTACGGACCGTTCTCACCCCCGCCCCCGCCCAGCCCCTCCCTCCAGAACTCCTCGCCGCCACCGACCTGCTGGTGCCCAACGAGCACGAGGCGGCCACCCTCGCCGGCATCGCCGACCCGCACGCCGCGGCGGAGGCGCTGCTGCGTCAGGTCCCCGAGGTCGTGATCACACTCGGCGCGGCAGGCAGCCTGTACGCCCGGAGAGGGGCCGTGCCCCTCACCGTCCCGGCGCCCCGGGTCACCGCCGTGGACACCACCGCGGCGGGCGACACCTTCGTCGGCGCCCTCGCCGTCGCGCTCGTCGAGGGCCGCCCCGTACAGCAGGCCCTCAGCTGGGCCTCGGCCGCCGCAGCCCTGTGTGTCCAGCGCGAGGGCGCGTCCACCTCCATGCCGTACCGCACCGAGATCGACGCCTCATGA
- a CDS encoding CaiB/BaiF CoA transferase family protein, with translation MTPTPLHGLRVLDLATLFAGPLAATMLGDFGAEVIKVEHPTRPDPSRGHGPAKDGVGLWWKLLGRNKRTVTLDLSSPGGRETLLLLASTADVIIENFRPGTLEKWQLGWDELSTANPRLVLTRVTGFGQFGPYSHRPGFGTLAEAMSGFASITGEPDGPPTLPPFGLADSIAALATAYAVMTALTARTATGRGQIVDMAIIEPILTVLGPQPLWYDQLGHIQQRTGNRSRNNAPRNTYRTADGCWLAVSTSAQSIAERVMHLVGRPELIDEPWFTTGSGRAEHADVLDDAVGNWIARRTRSEAMDAFEKAEAAIAPIYDIRDVMEDPQYRALDTITEVLDPELGPLRMQNVLFRLSETPGSIRWAGRPHGADTDAVLTELGLSRADIAALRTQGAL, from the coding sequence ATGACCCCAACTCCCCTGCACGGACTGCGCGTCCTCGACCTGGCGACGCTCTTCGCCGGCCCGCTCGCCGCGACCATGCTCGGCGACTTCGGCGCGGAGGTCATCAAGGTCGAGCACCCCACCCGGCCGGATCCCTCCCGCGGCCACGGCCCCGCCAAGGACGGGGTCGGCCTCTGGTGGAAGCTGCTCGGCCGCAACAAACGCACCGTCACCCTCGATCTGTCCAGCCCCGGCGGCCGTGAGACCCTCCTCCTCCTCGCGAGCACCGCCGACGTGATCATCGAGAACTTCCGCCCCGGCACCCTGGAGAAGTGGCAGCTCGGCTGGGACGAACTGAGCACCGCCAATCCGCGCCTCGTCCTCACCCGCGTCACCGGCTTCGGGCAGTTCGGCCCGTACTCCCACCGCCCCGGCTTCGGAACCCTCGCCGAGGCGATGAGCGGCTTCGCCTCCATCACCGGCGAGCCCGACGGTCCGCCGACCCTCCCTCCTTTCGGCCTCGCCGACTCGATCGCGGCGCTCGCCACCGCCTACGCCGTGATGACCGCGCTCACCGCCCGCACCGCGACGGGCCGTGGCCAGATCGTCGACATGGCGATCATCGAACCGATCCTGACCGTGCTCGGCCCGCAGCCGCTCTGGTACGACCAGCTCGGCCACATCCAGCAGCGCACCGGCAACCGCTCCCGAAACAACGCACCGCGCAACACCTACCGCACGGCCGACGGCTGCTGGCTGGCCGTATCCACCTCGGCCCAGTCCATCGCCGAACGCGTCATGCATCTGGTCGGCCGCCCCGAGCTGATCGACGAGCCATGGTTCACCACAGGCAGCGGCCGCGCGGAGCACGCGGACGTACTCGACGATGCGGTCGGCAACTGGATCGCCCGCCGCACCCGCTCCGAAGCCATGGACGCCTTCGAGAAGGCCGAAGCGGCGATCGCTCCGATCTACGACATCCGCGATGTCATGGAAGACCCCCAGTACCGGGCGCTGGACACCATCACCGAAGTCCTCGACCCGGAACTCGGCCCCCTGCGTATGCAGAACGTCCTCTTCCGCCTCTCCGAGACGCCCGGCTCCATCCGCTGGGCGGGCCGCCCGCACGGCGCCGACACGGACGCGGTGCTCACCGAACTCGGCCTGTCCCGGGCCGATATCGCCGCACTGCGCACCCAGGGCGCCCTATGA
- a CDS encoding HpcH/HpaI aldolase/citrate lyase family protein encodes MTIPLTYLYAPGDRPEVVHKALASAADVVIVDLEDAVSPGRKKYALASTVELLGSRHPLPVHVRINTPHDIEALTGLPGLCALRIPKVARATDIQRIAARAPGVPLYPLLESALAVEHAYSIATAHPAVRGIAIGESDLRADLGIRDGTGLDWPRTRIVIAARAAQLPPPAQSVFPDIRDLDALYASCTHGRSLGFLGRAAIHPDQLPVIERAFRPTPEEIEAAEEIVKAAATDEGALALPDGRFVDAAVVAAAQRTLALARREEP; translated from the coding sequence ATGACCATCCCCCTCACCTATCTGTACGCCCCCGGGGACCGGCCCGAGGTCGTGCACAAGGCCCTCGCCTCCGCCGCCGACGTGGTGATCGTCGACCTGGAGGACGCGGTGTCCCCGGGCCGCAAGAAGTACGCGCTGGCCTCCACCGTCGAACTCCTCGGCTCCCGCCATCCCCTCCCGGTCCATGTCCGTATCAACACCCCCCATGACATCGAGGCCCTCACCGGACTCCCGGGCCTCTGTGCGCTGCGTATCCCCAAGGTCGCACGCGCCACTGACATTCAGCGGATCGCGGCCCGGGCCCCGGGCGTCCCGCTCTACCCGCTCCTCGAGTCCGCGCTGGCCGTGGAGCACGCGTACTCGATCGCCACCGCCCACCCCGCCGTCCGCGGCATCGCCATCGGCGAGTCCGATCTCCGGGCGGATCTCGGCATACGGGACGGCACCGGCCTGGACTGGCCACGCACCCGCATCGTGATCGCCGCCCGTGCCGCGCAACTGCCCCCACCCGCCCAGTCCGTCTTCCCCGACATCCGCGACCTGGACGCCCTCTACGCCTCCTGCACCCACGGCCGCTCCCTGGGCTTCCTGGGCCGGGCCGCCATCCACCCCGACCAACTCCCGGTCATCGAGCGAGCGTTCCGCCCCACACCCGAGGAGATCGAGGCGGCGGAGGAGATCGTCAAAGCGGCCGCCACGGACGAGGGCGCGCTGGCCCTGCCGGACGGCCGCTTCGTCGACGCGGCGGTCGTGGCCGCGGCGCAGCGCACCCTCGCCCTCGCACGACGCGAGGAACCCTGA
- the lgt gene encoding prolipoprotein diacylglyceryl transferase has protein sequence MDIAYIPSPSTGVIHLGPLPLRGYAFCIIIGVFVAVWYGNKRWIARGGKAGTVADIAVWAVPFGLVGGRLYHVITDYQLYFSEGENWVDAFKIWEGGLGIWGAIALGAVGAWIGCRRRGIPLPAWADALAPAIAFAQAIGRWGNWFNQELYGKPTDLPWALKITEGTNREAGFYHPTFLYESLWCVGVAVLVIWADRRFKLGHGRAFALYVASYCVGRAWIEYMRVDEAHHVLGLRLNVWTSIVVFVLAVTYIVISSRVRPGREEIVEPETAKSEVAKPEADAADDNSAADTPADTSDGTARDSAGVTAQDTAGGDGKTDADAESAKKG, from the coding sequence ATGGATATTGCCTACATTCCCAGCCCGTCGACCGGAGTGATCCATCTCGGACCGCTCCCGCTGCGCGGCTACGCCTTCTGCATCATCATCGGTGTCTTTGTGGCCGTCTGGTACGGCAACAAGCGCTGGATCGCACGGGGCGGCAAAGCCGGCACCGTGGCCGACATCGCCGTCTGGGCGGTGCCCTTCGGCCTCGTCGGCGGCCGGCTCTACCACGTGATCACCGATTACCAGCTGTACTTCAGCGAGGGTGAGAACTGGGTCGACGCCTTCAAGATCTGGGAAGGCGGCCTCGGTATCTGGGGCGCGATCGCGCTGGGCGCGGTCGGTGCCTGGATCGGCTGCCGCCGCCGCGGGATTCCGCTGCCGGCCTGGGCGGACGCCCTCGCGCCGGCCATCGCCTTCGCGCAGGCGATCGGCCGCTGGGGCAACTGGTTCAACCAGGAGCTGTACGGCAAGCCGACGGACCTGCCGTGGGCCCTCAAGATCACCGAGGGGACCAACCGCGAAGCGGGCTTCTACCACCCCACCTTCCTGTACGAGTCCCTGTGGTGCGTCGGTGTCGCTGTACTCGTCATCTGGGCCGACCGCCGCTTCAAGCTGGGACACGGCCGGGCGTTCGCGCTGTATGTCGCCTCGTACTGTGTGGGCCGGGCCTGGATCGAGTACATGCGCGTCGACGAGGCGCACCACGTTCTGGGGCTGCGCCTCAACGTGTGGACCTCGATCGTCGTCTTCGTGCTGGCGGTGACCTACATCGTGATCTCGTCGCGGGTGCGGCCGGGGCGCGAGGAGATCGTCGAGCCGGAGACGGCGAAGTCGGAAGTGGCGAAGCCCGAGGCGGATGCCGCGGACGACAATTCTGCTGCGGACACGCCGGCGGATACGTCGGACGGGACAGCGCGGGACTCGGCCGGCGTGACGGCGCAGGACACGGCCGGCGGGGACGGGAAGACCGACGCGGACGCGGAGTCGGCCAAGAAGGGCTGA
- a CDS encoding DsbA family protein — protein MSEKNQGRRQTARERLQQERQRVKARDKRRRTLIVVAAVVGVLGLAAVVGVIAANSGKKKSGSEAGSLLAPAGAQGKDQLAIPVGASDAPSTLTVWEDFRCPICAQFETAVRDTVHELERTGQVKIEYHLATIIDGNMGGAGSLRAANAAACAQDVGKFVPYHDVLYQNQPPETDDAFGDNSRLIELAGKVDGLDTPEFRRCVEDGKHDSWVEKSNTVFRHSGFRGTPTVLLNGESIFPDKGGERISAPNLKKWVEEANKGKKPGTERSTPSPASPAS, from the coding sequence GTGAGCGAGAAGAACCAGGGACGTAGGCAGACCGCGCGCGAGCGGCTCCAGCAGGAACGTCAGCGGGTGAAGGCGCGCGACAAGCGCCGGCGGACCCTGATCGTGGTGGCGGCGGTGGTGGGCGTACTGGGTCTCGCCGCCGTGGTCGGCGTGATCGCCGCCAACTCCGGGAAGAAGAAGAGCGGCTCCGAGGCCGGTTCGCTCCTCGCACCCGCGGGCGCGCAGGGCAAGGACCAGCTCGCGATCCCGGTGGGCGCGAGCGACGCCCCGTCCACGCTCACGGTGTGGGAGGACTTCCGCTGCCCGATCTGCGCGCAGTTCGAGACCGCCGTCAGGGACACCGTCCACGAGCTGGAGCGGACGGGGCAGGTCAAGATCGAGTACCACCTTGCCACGATCATCGACGGGAACATGGGCGGCGCCGGCTCGCTTCGCGCCGCGAACGCCGCGGCGTGCGCGCAGGACGTCGGGAAGTTCGTCCCGTACCACGATGTCCTCTACCAGAACCAGCCTCCGGAGACGGACGACGCCTTCGGCGACAACAGCAGGCTGATCGAGCTCGCGGGCAAGGTCGACGGGCTCGACACACCGGAATTCCGCCGCTGCGTCGAGGACGGCAAGCACGACAGCTGGGTGGAGAAGTCGAACACCGTCTTCCGGCACAGCGGCTTCCGCGGCACGCCGACCGTGCTGCTCAACGGAGAGTCGATCTTCCCGGACAAGGGTGGCGAGCGGATCTCCGCGCCCAATCTGAAGAAGTGGGTCGAAGAGGCGAACAAGGGCAAGAAGCCGGGCACCGAGCGGTCGACGCCGAGCCCGGCTTCTCCGGCCTCCTGA
- the trpA gene encoding tryptophan synthase subunit alpha codes for MSGNIQLLSDTLAQARGENRAALIAYLPAGFPTVDGGIEAVKAALDGGADVVEVGLPHSDPVLDGPVIQTADDIALRGGVKIADVMRTVREAHGATGKPVLVMTYWNPIDRYGIERFTAELAEAGGAGCILPDLPVEEAGVWREHAEKHGLATVFVVAPSSRDARLAKITEAGSGFVYAASLMGVTGTRASVGEQAQDLVRRTRATTALPVCVGLGVSNAEQAAEVASFADGVIVGSAFVKRLLDAPDQAAGLEAVRELAADLAKGVRRGA; via the coding sequence GTGAGCGGCAACATTCAGTTGTTGAGCGACACCCTGGCGCAGGCCAGGGGCGAGAACCGGGCCGCGCTCATCGCCTATCTCCCGGCCGGCTTCCCGACCGTCGACGGCGGCATCGAGGCGGTCAAGGCCGCCCTGGACGGTGGCGCCGACGTCGTGGAGGTCGGGCTGCCGCACAGCGACCCCGTCCTCGACGGCCCCGTCATCCAGACCGCCGACGACATCGCGCTGCGCGGCGGAGTCAAGATCGCCGATGTGATGCGTACGGTCCGCGAGGCGCACGGGGCCACCGGCAAGCCGGTGCTCGTCATGACGTACTGGAATCCGATCGACCGGTACGGCATCGAGCGCTTCACCGCCGAACTGGCCGAGGCGGGCGGCGCGGGCTGCATCCTGCCCGACCTGCCGGTCGAAGAGGCGGGCGTATGGCGCGAGCATGCCGAGAAGCATGGCCTCGCCACCGTCTTCGTCGTCGCGCCGAGCAGCCGGGACGCACGGCTGGCGAAGATCACGGAGGCCGGTTCCGGCTTTGTGTACGCGGCTTCGCTGATGGGTGTCACGGGTACCCGCGCGTCCGTGGGCGAGCAGGCCCAGGACCTGGTCCGGCGCACCCGGGCCACCACCGCACTGCCGGTCTGCGTGGGCCTCGGGGTCTCCAATGCCGAGCAGGCCGCCGAGGTCGCCTCCTTCGCGGACGGCGTGATCGTCGGCTCGGCGTTCGTGAAGCGGCTGCTCGACGCGCCGGACCAGGCCGCGGGCCTTGAGGCGGTACGGGAGCTGGCGGCCGACCTCGCCAAGGGCGTGCGCAGGGGCGCGTAG
- the trpB gene encoding tryptophan synthase subunit beta, translating to MSSDFFIPDPEGQVPSAEGYFGAFGGKFIPEALVAAVDEVAVEYDKAKADPAFAAELNDLMVNYTGRPSALTEVSRFAEHAGGARVFLKREDLNHTGSHKINNVLGQALLTRRMGKTRVIAETGAGQHGVATATACALFGLECTIYMGEIDTQRQALNVARMRMLGAEVIPVASGSRTLKDAINEAFRDWVANVDRTHYLFGTVAGPHPFPAMVRDFHRVIGVEARRQILERAGRLPDAAVACVGGGSNAIGLFHAFIPDADVRLVGCEPAGHGIESGEHAATLTAGEPGILHGSRSYVLQDEEGQITEPYSISAGLDYPGIGPEHSYLKDSGRAEYRAVTDDAAMQALRLLSRTEGIIPAIESAHALAGALEVGRELGKDGLILVNLSGRGDKDMDTAARYFGLYDGEGDAKVAADASAENGYAEIRRDAK from the coding sequence ATGTCGAGCGACTTCTTCATCCCGGACCCGGAGGGTCAGGTTCCCAGCGCCGAGGGCTACTTCGGCGCGTTCGGCGGCAAGTTCATCCCCGAGGCGCTCGTCGCCGCGGTCGACGAGGTGGCCGTCGAGTACGACAAGGCCAAGGCCGATCCCGCCTTCGCCGCGGAACTCAACGACCTGATGGTCAACTACACCGGCCGCCCGAGCGCACTCACCGAGGTTTCCAGGTTCGCCGAGCACGCCGGCGGTGCGCGGGTCTTCCTCAAGCGGGAGGACCTGAACCACACGGGATCTCACAAGATCAACAATGTGCTGGGCCAGGCGCTGCTCACCAGGCGGATGGGCAAGACCCGGGTCATCGCCGAGACCGGTGCCGGCCAGCACGGCGTGGCCACCGCGACCGCCTGCGCGCTCTTCGGCCTCGAGTGCACGATCTACATGGGCGAGATCGACACCCAGCGCCAGGCCCTGAACGTGGCGCGGATGCGGATGCTCGGTGCCGAGGTCATCCCGGTGGCCTCCGGCAGCCGGACCCTGAAGGACGCCATCAACGAGGCGTTCCGCGACTGGGTCGCCAATGTGGACCGTACGCACTATCTCTTCGGCACGGTCGCCGGGCCGCATCCCTTCCCGGCGATGGTCCGCGACTTCCACCGGGTCATCGGCGTCGAGGCCCGTCGCCAGATTCTGGAGCGGGCCGGGAGGCTGCCGGACGCGGCCGTCGCCTGCGTGGGCGGGGGGTCCAACGCGATCGGACTGTTCCACGCCTTCATCCCGGACGCGGATGTACGTCTCGTGGGCTGCGAGCCCGCGGGCCACGGCATCGAGTCCGGCGAGCACGCGGCCACCCTGACCGCGGGCGAGCCCGGCATCCTGCACGGTTCTCGCTCGTACGTCCTGCAGGACGAGGAGGGCCAGATCACCGAGCCGTACTCGATCTCCGCCGGGCTCGACTACCCCGGCATCGGCCCCGAGCACTCGTACCTCAAGGACAGCGGCCGGGCCGAGTACCGGGCGGTGACCGACGATGCGGCCATGCAGGCGCTGCGCCTGCTGTCCCGTACCGAGGGCATCATTCCGGCGATCGAGTCCGCGCACGCGCTGGCCGGAGCGCTGGAAGTCGGCCGGGAACTGGGCAAGGACGGGCTGATCCTCGTCAATCTGTCCGGCCGCGGCGACAAGGACATGGACACTGCCGCCCGTTACTTCGGGCTGTACGACGGGGAGGGGGACGCGAAGGTCGCCGCCGACGCCTCCGCGGAGAACGGTTACGCCGAGATCAGGAGGGACGCGAAGTGA
- the trpC gene encoding indole-3-glycerol phosphate synthase TrpC: MSVLDEIIEGVRADLAERQARVSLDELKERAAKAPAAKDGVAALRGEGVKVICEVKRSSPSKGALAAIADPAALAADYEAGGAAVISVLTEQRRFGGSLADLEAVRAKVDIPVLRKDFIVTAYQLWEARAYGADLVLLIVAALEQEALVSLIERAESIGLTPLVEVHDEDEAERAVEAGAKIIGVNARDLKTLKVDRTVFERVAPEIPAHIVKIAESGVRGPHDLIAYANVGADAVLVGESLVTGRDPKSAVADLVAAGAHPALRHGRS, encoded by the coding sequence GTGAGTGTGCTCGACGAGATCATTGAAGGCGTACGCGCCGACCTCGCAGAGCGGCAGGCGCGTGTCAGCCTCGACGAGCTCAAGGAACGTGCCGCCAAGGCTCCTGCGGCCAAGGACGGCGTCGCCGCGCTGCGTGGCGAGGGCGTCAAGGTGATCTGCGAGGTCAAGCGCTCCAGCCCGTCGAAGGGCGCGCTCGCCGCGATCGCCGACCCGGCCGCGCTCGCCGCCGACTACGAGGCGGGTGGCGCCGCCGTCATCTCCGTACTGACCGAGCAGCGCCGTTTCGGAGGATCGCTCGCCGACCTCGAAGCGGTCCGCGCCAAGGTCGACATCCCGGTGCTGCGCAAGGACTTCATCGTCACCGCGTACCAGCTGTGGGAGGCCAGGGCCTACGGCGCCGACCTCGTGCTGCTGATCGTGGCCGCCCTCGAGCAGGAGGCCCTGGTCTCGCTGATCGAGCGCGCCGAGTCGATCGGGCTCACCCCGCTCGTCGAGGTGCACGACGAGGACGAGGCCGAGCGGGCGGTCGAGGCCGGTGCGAAGATCATCGGTGTCAACGCCCGCGATCTGAAGACGCTCAAGGTCGACCGCACCGTTTTCGAGCGGGTCGCCCCCGAGATCCCGGCGCATATCGTCAAGATCGCCGAGTCCGGTGTGCGCGGTCCGCACGATCTGATCGCCTACGCCAACGTCGGTGCCGATGCCGTGCTCGTAGGCGAGTCCCTGGTCACCGGCCGCGATCCGAAGTCGGCCGTCGCCGACCTGGTCGCCGCAGGTGCCCACCCGGCCCTGCGGCACGGCCGGAGCTGA
- a CDS encoding DUF2752 domain-containing protein, which translates to MPSSATRAGEPGQAPLARRLATPLATLAVVAAAFAYVGAVDPNEPGHYPVCPLFRVTGIYCPGCGGLRSAHAFIHGDLGAAIGSNAVAVVGYGIFAAVWVMWLIRAVRGVPLRITLGPAWWWSLGGVLLIFSVVRNLPFGSALAP; encoded by the coding sequence ATGCCTTCCTCCGCCACACGGGCCGGCGAGCCCGGCCAGGCCCCGCTCGCGCGGCGCCTGGCCACTCCGCTGGCCACCCTCGCCGTCGTCGCGGCGGCCTTCGCGTACGTCGGCGCGGTCGATCCCAATGAACCGGGCCACTACCCGGTCTGCCCGCTGTTCCGCGTCACCGGGATCTACTGCCCCGGCTGCGGCGGGCTGCGCAGCGCCCACGCTTTCATCCACGGCGATCTGGGCGCCGCCATCGGGTCCAACGCGGTGGCAGTCGTGGGCTATGGAATCTTTGCCGCGGTGTGGGTGATGTGGCTGATTCGCGCCGTACGGGGAGTGCCCCTGCGGATCACCCTCGGGCCCGCCTGGTGGTGGTCGCTCGGCGGCGTCCTGCTGATCTTCAGCGTGGTGCGGAACCTGCCGTTCGGCTCTGCGCTGGCTCCGTAA
- a CDS encoding HGxxPAAW family protein: MSGTSHGHTPAAWTGVTISFIGFCIAGLFMVAANPLGFWAGIGVIALGGVVGAAMKAAGLGMPKESEASVRARHHAAQATAQPAPAQTTA; this comes from the coding sequence ATGTCGGGCACCAGCCACGGACACACCCCGGCCGCCTGGACCGGTGTCACCATCTCGTTCATCGGCTTCTGCATCGCAGGCCTCTTCATGGTGGCGGCCAACCCCCTCGGCTTCTGGGCCGGTATCGGCGTCATCGCGCTCGGCGGTGTGGTCGGCGCGGCCATGAAGGCCGCCGGTCTCGGCATGCCGAAGGAGTCCGAGGCGTCGGTGCGGGCCAGGCACCACGCCGCCCAGGCGACGGCGCAGCCCGCACCGGCTCAGACCACCGCCTGA
- a CDS encoding TIGR02234 family membrane protein has translation MGDVSAVPVPQPRAEAASAATSSRRSLAAALFLGAVGAVVVLLAAGQIWAEGEAAVGGGSLPLDAEGSDVTGVPTALAIVGLAALVAVFAVRSAGRLLVSALLALSGAGAALAAFLGASDSAALDEKAAQTTGDTAATVDALTHTAWPYATAVGGLLILLAGLLALRYGRQWPAMSGRYERDGTPRPRKAAVVDPDRPEDLWKALDRGEDPTREA, from the coding sequence GTGGGGGACGTGAGTGCTGTACCCGTACCCCAGCCCCGCGCCGAAGCCGCCTCCGCCGCCACGAGCAGCCGCCGTAGCCTCGCCGCCGCCCTGTTCCTCGGCGCCGTCGGCGCGGTCGTCGTGCTTCTCGCTGCCGGTCAGATCTGGGCCGAGGGCGAGGCCGCCGTCGGCGGCGGCAGCCTGCCGCTCGACGCCGAGGGCAGCGATGTCACCGGTGTCCCCACGGCGCTCGCCATCGTCGGCCTGGCCGCTCTCGTCGCCGTCTTCGCGGTACGCAGCGCCGGCCGGCTGCTCGTCTCCGCGCTGCTTGCCCTGAGCGGTGCCGGCGCGGCCCTCGCCGCCTTCCTCGGTGCCTCCGACAGCGCGGCACTCGACGAGAAGGCCGCGCAGACCACCGGTGACACGGCGGCCACGGTGGACGCGCTCACCCACACCGCCTGGCCCTACGCGACCGCGGTCGGCGGTCTGCTGATCCTGCTCGCCGGGCTGCTCGCGCTGCGCTACGGCAGGCAGTGGCCCGCCATGTCGGGCCGCTACGAGCGCGACGGCACCCCACGGCCGCGCAAGGCCGCGGTGGTGGACCCGGACCGGCCCGAGGACCTGTGGAAGGCTCTGGACCGCGGTGAGGACCCGACACGCGAGGCGTGA
- a CDS encoding anthranilate synthase component I — MDLDTFRKLAADRRVIPVSRKLLADGDTPVGLYRKLAAEREGTFLLESAENGRSWSRYSFIGVRSAATLTEREGQAHWLGTPPVGVPVEGDPLQALRTTVEALHTPATPGGVGGTPTDDLASGMPPFTGGMVGYLGYDIVRRLEKIGPGERDDLQLPELTMLLTSDLAVLDHWDGTVLLIANAINHNDLDTGVDEAYADAVARLDAMEADLSRPLASAPAALPPSELPEFSALWGGKDYQDAVEDIKERIRAGEAFQVVPSQRFETPCHASALDVYRVLRATNPSPYMYLFRFHGFDVVGSSPEALVKVEDGRAMVHPIAGTRPRGATPQEDQALADELMADPKERAEHLMLVDLGRNDLGRVCEPGSVEVVDFMSVERYSHVMHIVSTVTGQVAAGRTAFDVLTACFPAGTLSGAPKPRAMQIIDELEPSRRGLYGGCVGYLDFAGDSDTAIAIRTALLRDGTAFVQAGAGVVADSDPVAEDTECRNKAAAVLRAVHTANRLNS; from the coding sequence ATGGATCTCGACACCTTCCGCAAGCTCGCCGCCGACCGCCGTGTCATTCCCGTCAGCCGCAAGCTGCTCGCGGACGGCGACACCCCGGTCGGGCTCTACCGCAAGCTCGCCGCCGAGCGTGAAGGCACCTTCCTGCTGGAGTCCGCCGAGAACGGGCGCTCCTGGTCCCGGTACTCCTTCATCGGCGTACGCAGCGCCGCCACGCTCACCGAGCGCGAGGGCCAGGCTCACTGGCTCGGCACCCCGCCCGTCGGCGTACCGGTGGAAGGCGACCCGCTCCAGGCCCTGCGCACCACCGTCGAGGCGCTGCACACTCCCGCTACGCCTGGCGGTGTGGGAGGTACCCCCACGGACGACCTCGCCTCCGGGATGCCGCCCTTCACCGGCGGCATGGTCGGCTATCTCGGCTACGACATCGTGCGCAGGCTCGAGAAGATCGGGCCCGGCGAGCGCGACGACCTGCAGCTTCCCGAGCTGACCATGCTGCTCACCTCGGATCTCGCGGTGCTCGACCACTGGGACGGCACCGTCCTGCTGATCGCCAACGCCATCAACCACAACGACCTCGACACCGGCGTCGACGAGGCGTACGCGGACGCAGTCGCCCGCCTCGACGCCATGGAGGCGGACCTCTCGCGGCCGCTGGCCTCCGCGCCCGCCGCGCTGCCGCCCTCCGAGCTGCCGGAGTTCTCCGCGCTCTGGGGCGGCAAGGACTACCAGGACGCCGTCGAGGACATCAAGGAACGGATCAGGGCGGGCGAGGCCTTCCAGGTCGTACCGTCGCAGCGGTTCGAAACGCCCTGCCACGCCAGCGCGCTGGACGTCTACCGGGTGCTCAGGGCCACCAACCCGTCGCCGTACATGTATCTCTTCCGCTTCCACGGCTTCGATGTCGTCGGCTCGAGCCCGGAGGCCCTGGTCAAGGTCGAGGACGGGCGCGCCATGGTGCACCCGATCGCCGGCACCAGGCCGCGCGGCGCGACGCCGCAGGAGGACCAGGCCCTCGCCGACGAGCTGATGGCCGACCCCAAGGAGCGCGCCGAGCATCTGATGCTCGTCGACCTCGGCCGCAACGACCTGGGCCGGGTCTGCGAGCCCGGCAGCGTCGAGGTCGTCGACTTCATGTCGGTCGAGCGGTACTCCCACGTCATGCACATCGTCTCGACCGTGACCGGCCAGGTCGCCGCGGGCCGCACCGCCTTCGACGTACTGACCGCCTGCTTCCCGGCGGGCACGCTCTCCGGCGCCCCCAAGCCCCGCGCGATGCAGATCATCGACGAGCTGGAGCCATCGCGGCGCGGACTGTACGGCGGCTGCGTCGGCTATCTCGATTTCGCCGGTGACTCCGACACCGCGATCGCCATCCGCACCGCACTGCTCCGCGACGGGACGGCATTCGTGCAGGCGGGAGCGGGTGTGGTGGCCGACTCGGACCCGGTCGCCGAGGACACCGAATGCCGTAACAAGGCGGCCGCGGTGCTGCGCGCCGTCCATACCGCGAACCGCCTCAACAGCTGA